The proteins below are encoded in one region of Helicobacteraceae bacterium:
- a CDS encoding aldo/keto reductase: protein MTFASQTDEADAHSQLDYAAQNGVNFIDTAEMYPVPPDEKTFNETEKIVGRWLRRKRRDSVTIATKIAGAGRGMEYLRGGKPLRVNREQIRAALEGSLKRLQTDYVDLYQIHWPDRNQPMFGQWRFDPAAERETTPIEEQLEALDELVKEGKIRAIGVSNEHPWGVMEFTRIAKANNLPYIASTQNAYNLLNRKFEYGLDEACWRESVGLLAYSPLAFGHLSAKYLDNPQAKGRITIFADRGYGERYERPAVQSAVRAYADLARSNGLTPTRLALFFVVSRPFVSSTILGASSLAQLKEDISACAEPIEGELAKRLLSEIDRIHLTHSNPAP, encoded by the coding sequence ATGACTTTTGCCTCTCAAACCGACGAGGCGGACGCGCATAGCCAGCTTGATTACGCCGCGCAAAACGGCGTAAACTTTATCGATACGGCGGAGATGTATCCCGTGCCGCCCGACGAAAAAACCTTTAACGAAACCGAAAAGATCGTGGGGCGGTGGCTCAGACGCAAACGGCGCGATAGCGTAACGATCGCGACCAAAATCGCTGGCGCGGGGCGCGGAATGGAGTATTTGCGCGGCGGCAAGCCCTTGCGCGTAAATCGCGAACAGATTCGCGCGGCGCTAGAAGGCTCGCTTAAACGGCTACAGACCGATTATGTCGATTTATATCAGATTCATTGGCCGGATCGCAATCAACCGATGTTTGGGCAATGGCGTTTCGATCCCGCCGCCGAGCGCGAAACGACTCCGATCGAAGAGCAGCTAGAAGCGCTTGACGAACTTGTTAAGGAGGGCAAAATCAGGGCGATCGGCGTGTCAAACGAGCATCCGTGGGGCGTTATGGAGTTTACGCGAATCGCCAAAGCGAACAACCTGCCTTATATCGCCTCCACGCAAAACGCCTACAACCTGTTGAATCGCAAGTTTGAATACGGCTTGGACGAGGCGTGTTGGCGCGAGTCGGTGGGGCTTTTAGCCTATTCGCCGCTTGCGTTCGGACATTTAAGCGCGAAATATCTGGATAATCCGCAGGCAAAAGGACGCATAACGATTTTCGCGGATAGAGGTTACGGCGAGCGCTACGAGCGTCCCGCCGTGCAAAGCGCCGTGAGAGCCTATGCCGATTTAGCGCGGTCAAACGGTTTAACGCCGACGCGTTTGGCGCTGTTTTTTGTCGTAAGCCGACCTTTTGTATCCTCTACCATTTTGGGCGCGTCTAGCTTGGCGCAACTAAAGGAGGATATAAGCGCGTGCGCCGAGCCGATCGAAGG
- a CDS encoding Ppx/GppA family phosphatase, with translation MARVTAVIDVGSNSARMAIFERTSRYGFHLLREVKSRVRISENAYKNGGVLQKAAIERAKGALKEFARLAKSYGARKTIVIATSATRDAPNRLEFLREAREASGLQIRVIDGKEEARLGGVAAANLLSVTDGVTIDIGGGSTELALIKGGKIAQTISFNIGTVRLKELFFDEKSDVKSAIRFVKETIADLPSEFKSDLIIGVGGTMRALSNAIIKEENYPFEALHGFSFSLDNRADFFDRIVKSDFDGLKNLGFKQERFDVIREGTLIFKLAAEAIDAKETITSGAGVREGAFLNDMLRSSGGRLPNGVKPSLISLLDRFGEDKKQSRWIAANALKIFETLKSLHNLSDNFKAALIEAAKLSGAGAAIDPYRAAEQESLLARNGLSYGFSHRDRLLIAAILKTAQKKELSSWTTPKNYERILPDTKTIRWLALVLFIARTINLAMERPKIDYLLDRSTLSIAGASYLSREAFSRFKPPFDLAIKII, from the coding sequence GTGGCGCGCGTTACCGCCGTAATCGACGTCGGCTCCAATAGCGCGAGAATGGCGATTTTCGAGCGCACAAGCCGATACGGATTTCACCTGCTAAGAGAGGTCAAATCGCGCGTTAGGATCAGCGAGAACGCCTATAAAAACGGCGGAGTTTTGCAAAAGGCGGCGATAGAGCGCGCTAAAGGCGCCTTAAAAGAGTTTGCGCGGCTTGCGAAATCATACGGCGCGCGCAAAACGATAGTTATAGCGACCAGCGCGACGCGCGACGCGCCGAATCGGCTTGAGTTTTTGCGCGAAGCGCGCGAAGCGAGCGGCTTGCAGATTCGAGTTATCGACGGAAAAGAGGAGGCGCGGCTTGGCGGCGTAGCGGCGGCAAATCTACTGTCGGTAACGGATGGCGTTACGATCGATATTGGCGGCGGTTCGACCGAATTAGCGCTGATAAAAGGCGGCAAAATCGCCCAAACGATCTCTTTTAATATAGGAACGGTGCGGCTAAAAGAGCTGTTTTTTGACGAAAAGAGCGACGTTAAAAGCGCGATCCGCTTTGTTAAAGAGACAATCGCCGATCTGCCCTCCGAGTTTAAGAGCGATCTTATTATCGGCGTGGGCGGCACGATGCGCGCGCTTTCAAACGCTATTATCAAAGAGGAAAACTATCCTTTTGAAGCGTTGCACGGCTTTAGCTTTTCGCTGGATAACCGCGCCGATTTTTTCGATCGGATCGTAAAGAGCGATTTTGACGGCTTGAAAAATCTAGGGTTCAAGCAGGAACGTTTCGACGTGATCCGCGAGGGGACGCTGATCTTCAAACTCGCCGCCGAAGCGATCGACGCGAAAGAGACGATAACGAGCGGCGCCGGCGTGCGCGAGGGCGCGTTTTTAAACGACATGCTTCGATCAAGCGGAGGAAGGCTGCCAAACGGCGTAAAACCAAGTTTGATAAGCCTTTTAGATCGCTTTGGAGAGGACAAAAAGCAGTCCCGCTGGATCGCCGCTAACGCTCTTAAAATTTTTGAAACGTTGAAAAGCCTTCATAACCTGAGCGACAATTTTAAAGCGGCGCTGATCGAGGCGGCTAAACTTTCCGGCGCGGGAGCGGCGATCGATCCTTACCGCGCCGCCGAGCAGGAGAGCTTGTTAGCGCGAAACGGGCTCTCTTACGGCTTTTCTCATCGCGATCGGCTATTGATAGCCGCAATTTTGAAAACCGCGCAAAAAAAGGAGCTGTCCTCTTGGACGACGCCAAAAAATTATGAGAGGATACTGCCGGATACAAAAACGATCAGATGGCTCGCGCTAGTTTTGTTTATAGCGCGGACAATCAATCTCGCTATGGAGCGTCCTAAGATCGACTACTTATTAGATCGCTCTACGCTTTCGATCGCCGGCGCTTCGTATTTAAGCCGCGAGGCTTTTAGCCGTTTCAAGCCGCCGTTTGATCTCGCGATAAAGATTATCTAA
- a CDS encoding YfhL family 4Fe-4S dicluster ferredoxin: MSLLITEDCIACDACIDECPNAAIEEGDPIYVIDPDACTECVGHYDEPACVAVCPVDCITPDPDNIESAEELTLKFNNSKKEE; the protein is encoded by the coding sequence ATGTCTCTGCTCATCACGGAAGATTGCATCGCTTGCGACGCATGTATCGACGAATGCCCAAACGCCGCGATTGAAGAGGGCGATCCGATCTATGTTATCGATCCCGACGCCTGCACGGAATGCGTGGGACATTACGACGAGCCGGCTTGCGTGGCGGTTTGCCCCGTCGATTGCATAACGCCGGATCCGGATAATATAGAAAGCGCCGAAGAGCTTACGTTGAAATTTAATAACTCAAAAAAAGAAGAGTAG